Below is a window of Nocardioides sp. S-1144 DNA.
CTGCAGCACGGCTGACGCGACGTCGTGCGCCGCTGCCATCCGTCCCTGCGTGGTTTCGCACGTGCTGAGGTCGGCGGCAGCGACCGCCTTGATCGGCTGTCGCACCAGACGTGTGCCGGCGGAACGGCGTGAGTCGCCGCCGACGGCGGAGAAGAGCTTCAGGGGTGTCTCGTAGGGGAGCTCAAGCTCTCCGCCTTCGAGAATGCCGGCTTGGATTTCGCAGGTGCCCCACGCTCCGGCCTGATACCCGGCCCAGCTCAACGCCTTGTCGACAAGAATCGTCGCGTCATCGACCAGCTTCTCCAGGTCGATCCGGCCCTCGGTTTCATCCGTGGTGGTATCGAAAGTGACGGGTCTGCTGACGAACACACGGCCGTCGGCGTAGAGCGCCACGTACCCCATACGGGGGTCGGCTTCCTCTTCCTCCTCGCGCGCACTCTGGCCGGTGAAGGTCATCCGTCCCGGTGCGGCGAACCCGGCCCAGGTGAAGTACATGCCTCGGCGCAACGGCGAGGAGAACCCGTAAGAGTTCTGCCAGTCGCTGATGCTCTGAGCAGTGTCCCGGTCCATGCGTGACCCGGCCAGAGACTCGGGAACGGCTGCCGCGTAGACCCACAAGCCCGCAGCGAGGCGAAGCTGGTCGGCGCCGTCTTCGACCAGTTCGTTCATGGCGGCCACCTGGTCGGCCCGTGCCAGCATCCGGCGCCGGTACCGATCAGAAACCTCGGCCTCGTCCATCCACCGGGTGTCGGCGCCGTCGCGCACCGGGAAGTTCAGTGTTCTCCGGTTCGCTCCCGGCCCATCGGTCACAGCGTGCGGACGCAACTCGCTCGGCGGGACGACGACAACGATGTAACTGCCACCAGCGGCCGCAGGAACGGGGACAACCTCAATCCGCGGATTCGGAGCGGTGTAGTTGGCCAAAGCTGCACGCAGACGCTGCTCCAACGCTGCAGGGTCGGACACAGTGGGTTCGCACCTGACGGCAACGTCATCGACCTCGTCGACGCCGATGACAAGCAGGCCCCCACGGTGGTTAGCGAACTGACAGACGTCCTTGGCCCACTCCTGCTCGGGCTTCCAGGTCGGCCGCCGTTGCGTGCTCGCGGGGGCCGTCGCGCCGGGTGCAGAGTTGGCAGAAGCCGGGCCGGTCTCCGGGAGGTGGGGGCGCAGCTTGAAATCGAGGCTCTCGCTCTCGCGTGCACCCTGGGTTACCAGCCCCAGGATTGCTTGCTCGGTCAGGCCCTCAGAGTCGAGTGGGCCACTGAGGATCTGTTCGAGCGAGCGGTCGCGCCAAACTGCCATGCGACAGTTCTACCGACCCTCCGGGTTCGAGGCCAGCGGGTTGGGTTTCGCGACGAGGCGCTTGGGCGACGAGGACGTCTCCCACACGTTCTGCCGGCCCGTTGCCTGCCGAACAATAACGATCCGCTCAAACCACAGCGCCGATTCCTGGGCGGTCGTGCGACGCTACGGCAGTCGTGCGGATGACTGAAGCCATCTTGGCCGGTCGGAATCGGTGATCCAGCTGCCCCATGGATCCAGGAATTGACTATCAGAGCACGGCCTCGCGGGACAGGCCGTCGCGTTGGAGCATGCCAAAAAACTCGCGTGTGGGATTCGACTTCAGTTCCCCAGACCACCGCTGGGTGGTGCGTCATTCTGGGCGGATCGGGTAAGGAGACCGTTGGGGGGCGGGACTAGCCAGGACCGGCCTGCCAGTCGTGGGATCGGCCGATTGCTGATGTCTTCGTGCCTGCCGCCAGTTCACGTTGTTGATAGGCACCTGCGTCAACGGGCCGTGGGGATGCGGCGCAGCGCGGCTTCGAGCTCGTCGAGCCGGAGCCGGATCGAGCGTCGTCCGCACTGGTAGGCGGGGATGGTGCCGTCGCTGATCCGGCGGCGGATGGTGCGGGTCGAGAGTGACATCATCTCGGCGGCCTCCTCAAGGCTGACGTAGACGGGCAGGTCGCGCCTCCTGGTCATCGCGTGCCACCTCGCACCAGACCCGGGGTGGCGGAGTCGAGGAAGCGTCGTGCTTCGGCGACGCTGATGTAGAGACGGCCGCAGCCCTCGAATCGTGCCCATCGAGGTCCGACGCCGCGTCGACGCCAGTCGCGCACGGTGCGTTGCGGGGTGTGGATGAGGGTGCAGAAGTCCTCGAAGGTGAGAAGGGCGTGGTCGTGCCATTCCTCGGGGATGTGGATCTGGTCCATGGTGTCCTCCGGTTCGGCGAGGACGGTCGCGTCGGTCGAGTCCGGCGCGTTCTGCGGTTGGCGGCAGATGTCCTCTCACTGGTCACCAAGGGAAAAAATCGCCCTTTGGGCGATCACCTCGCCCAAACTCGTCACCGATCGATATGACTCGTCACCGCTGGCGGCCTCGGCTGAGGACTGCTGGTGCCGGCAGTGTGAGGTGCTCGGGCCGGCGGTGGTGGGACCAGACGTCATCGAGCTCGCGAGGCGTGCTGGGTGCCTGTGCGCCGTACCGGTCGATGTCCTCTGTCGCGGTCTGGGCGGCGTGGGTGGGGCCGAGATCGGCGCGGTCGCGGCTGAACACCTCGACCCACTGCTCGCGTGCCTCGTCGAGGCTGTCGGCGACGAGGTGGGCGGTGTTGCTGTGTCGGCCGCGGGTCATGCCGACGTAGGCCGAGGCGGCGCCGGTGGTCTCGCCGATGAGCAGGTGGGCGTGGTCGACGGTGTCGCCCTGGGCGCCGTGCACGGTGGTGGCGAAGGCGAGCTCGACGTGGCGGCTGGCGTACTCGGCGGGCAGCGTCCGCTCACCCCCGCGCCCGCGGATGTGCAGCGACCCGTCGTTGCCCACGGCCGCGACCGTCCAGGTGTCGCGGTTGGCGACGCCCAGGTCACGGTCGTTGCGACGCGTCGCGACCCGGTCTTCACGACTGACCTGCTCCCCTGCGTCGGTGGTCAGCGTCCGACCGGCAGCGGGCTCGCCTGTACGGCGCTGGTCGCGAATGGCGGCGTTGAGCAGGCCCACCTGCTCGCGGGTGTCGGCGATGAGCAGGGGCGCGGATGTCGGGTCTGTGACTGCGGTGGCGGTGACGGCCGCGAGGCGCTCGACCTCGGTCGGGTGGATGACGATCTGGCCGCGGTCGAGGAGCGTGTCGAAGACCTCCCCGCTGCGCTCGCCCGCACGCATCTGGAGGGTCAGCTCGGCGTAGGTGTCGTCGACGAACCGGTGGACGGTGTCGAGCTCGACGCGGGCCTCGTCCGGCGCCCATCGGATCGCGAGGTCGAACGCACCGCCGCGGCCGACGGCTGGCAGCTGGTGGCGGTCGCCCACGAGCGCGACGCGGGCGCCGGACTCGTCGGCGACGACCAGGAGGGCGTGCATGACGTCCTGGTCGAGCATGCCGGCCTCGTCGACGAGGAGGACGTCGCCGGGCAGGAGCCGCGCGGGCGTGCCGCGCACATCGAGCTCGGCGGCCTCGACGCGGCGCCAGCGTCCGTTGTCGTCCCAGCGGAAGCCGTGCTGGTGCACGAGCCAGGCAGCCGAGAACGCGTCGCAGCCGACCTGCTCCCCCGCTACCTGCGCGGCCTTGAGTGTCGGGGTGACGACGAGCAACCGGCTGCCGTCGACCTTGAGCCCGTCGCTCGCCGCGGCGAGCGTTGTGGTCTTGCCGGTGCCGGCGGCGCCCTCGACGACGACCAGGTGCGCGGTGCCCAGCAGTGCGGCGACGACGCCACGCTGGCCGTCGTCGAGCTCGCGCCGTGCGACGACCCGTCCGACCCTGGCCGGCGTGGCCGGACGCTCGGCCCGGTCGACGAGGCGGGTGACGATGTCGGACTCGACCGCGAGCACGCGGTCGGAGGTCAGCGCGCGCACGTGGTCGGGGACGTCGTCGCGCTGCAGGAGCGGACGGGACGCGGCGACCGCTCGGGCAGTGAGGTCCTCGGTGAGCTCGCGGCGTGTGGCGCCGTCGGCAACGACTCCGACGTTGGCGACGATGCGCTCGCACTCGCCGCGCAGGTCGGCGGCGTTCCAGCTGGACCGCCGTGCCCCGAGCCGGACCAGTGCGAGCTCGACGACGGCGTCGCGGCGGATGCGGGCGATGGGGGTCGAGGCCCGAGCCGCCGTAGTGGTGTCGGTGGGCGGGGTCGGTGGGCGGAATCCGAGGTCGTGCAGCTCTTCGCGCCACCGCTGTGCGAGGTCGGCGCCGGACTCGGGCACGACCTTGTCCGGGCGGGCGTCGGCCCAGGCGCGGCGGTCCCACGAGCGTCGCTGGTGGGGTCCGGGCTCCTGACCGGGGTTGGCCGTGCGCCACGCTGCCTCGTACGTGTCGACGTTGCGGTTGATCTGTGCGGCGCGTGCGCTGAACCGGCCGGCGTACGGCGTCAGCTCGGCGATCTCGCCACTGCTGGCGTCGAGCGTGTAGCCGTGCCCGGCGAGCGTGCGGCGGAACTGCGGGTCGGACGCGACGGCGGCGTGGCCGATCCCGTTGATTGCCTCGATGCTGTCCACGACGCCGACCGAGTGCAGTCCGCGCCATGCGCCGAGGGCGTAGGCCCGCGCGTTGATCTGCAGGTGGAGGTGTCGGTGCGGGTCGCCGGCGCGGGAGGTGTGGTGCCGTACGACGGCCGCCTCGAGTCGCTCGACCGGCACCTGCACCTGCCGACCTCGCGGCCCGACACGCGTCGTGGCGTGGTCGGCGACCCAGCCGATGATCTCGGCGGCGGCCCGTTCCTGTGCGGCGTCGTACGCCTCGGCGATCGCTGGGTGGATCGCGGCCGCGAGCGACCACGTCTTCGGACCGTTGACCACGACCTCGACGAACCGCAGCCCGCGCTCGTCGGTGCGGAGCCGACCCTTCGCGGCGCCGGTCTCGACGTCGTAGCCGGCGACCCACCGCTCGTAGCCGTCACCGTCGAGCGTCGCGGCCATCACGACACCGACTGCCTCGTCGCCGGCCGACGGTGTCGCGACGTAGTGAGCGGCGAGGCCGGTGCCTTCGGCGAGGTAGTAGTCGTCGACGCGCGAGCGGTCGGCCTCGACGTAGGAGCGGGCGGCAGCGGCGGCGCCGCGGTAAAACTTCACTCCCCCGTGCACGCCGCTCACCCGCCCGTCACTGCTCGTCACTTAGCCTTGAAATGACGCTCGGCCCGCCCCAGGAGGGACAGGCCGTGCCGATCGATCTACGGAACTTCGTAGCATGCGTGCCGCAGAGTTCCTAGAGGCTCAGAGGCCCTACGAGGCTTGGGTTCTCGAGTTCGTCACTCGCCGTCACTGGCCGAGGGATGTTCGCCGGTTCCTGAGCCTCCGTGCGGTCGAGACGCCTAGCGTTCTCTCGTGATGGAAGATGCCGTTCTCAACGAGAAGCGGATGCGTCTGCGGTACACCGGTACGTGCCGGTTGTGTGCGTGCGAGCTCCCGCAGTGGAGCTGCCGCGGTCTACGAGAAGTCCGGAAAGACGGTCTGGTGCGTGGCCTGTTCTGAGTCTGATGCCACCCAAGAAGTTGGCCCGGTCCCGGGAGAATCGACCCACGGCCAAGGTCGACTTGGCGTGCCCGGGGGCGCCGGCTCGACGTGAGAACGAGCGTTGAGCGGCCCGTCGCGAGGAGCAGATCCGGACTGAGCACAAGCGGCTCGGCGGTTTGATCCTGGCGTGTCGGACGACCCGCAGTCGACCCGAGCTTGGGACACCGGGGCCATCGGCGAGGAGCGGTTGGGTGCGCGGCTCAACGAGCTCGCCGGCGACTCGCTGCTGGGCCTAGGCCTTGCGCGGTCCTGAATTGGCCATCGGGCGCCGGGTTCG
It encodes the following:
- a CDS encoding AlbA family DNA-binding domain-containing protein, with product MAVWRDRSLEQILSGPLDSEGLTEQAILGLVTQGARESESLDFKLRPHLPETGPASANSAPGATAPASTQRRPTWKPEQEWAKDVCQFANHRGGLLVIGVDEVDDVAVRCEPTVSDPAALEQRLRAALANYTAPNPRIEVVPVPAAAGGSYIVVVVPPSELRPHAVTDGPGANRRTLNFPVRDGADTRWMDEAEVSDRYRRRMLARADQVAAMNELVEDGADQLRLAAGLWVYAAAVPESLAGSRMDRDTAQSISDWQNSYGFSSPLRRGMYFTWAGFAAPGRMTFTGQSAREEEEEADPRMGYVALYADGRVFVSRPVTFDTTTDETEGRIDLEKLVDDATILVDKALSWAGYQAGAWGTCEIQAGILEGGELELPYETPLKLFSAVGGDSRRSAGTRLVRQPIKAVAAADLSTCETTQGRMAAAHDVASAVLQHFGLPEVDMIDPDGTMIGWQWGGEHRQSVEAWASEYGVAYRHHPRPRPGAEGAS
- a CDS encoding helix-turn-helix transcriptional regulator translates to MTRRRDLPVYVSLEEAAEMMSLSTRTIRRRISDGTIPAYQCGRRSIRLRLDELEAALRRIPTAR
- the mobF gene encoding MobF family relaxase gives rise to the protein MSGVHGGVKFYRGAAAAARSYVEADRSRVDDYYLAEGTGLAAHYVATPSAGDEAVGVVMAATLDGDGYERWVAGYDVETGAAKGRLRTDERGLRFVEVVVNGPKTWSLAAAIHPAIAEAYDAAQERAAAEIIGWVADHATTRVGPRGRQVQVPVERLEAAVVRHHTSRAGDPHRHLHLQINARAYALGAWRGLHSVGVVDSIEAINGIGHAAVASDPQFRRTLAGHGYTLDASSGEIAELTPYAGRFSARAAQINRNVDTYEAAWRTANPGQEPGPHQRRSWDRRAWADARPDKVVPESGADLAQRWREELHDLGFRPPTPPTDTTTAARASTPIARIRRDAVVELALVRLGARRSSWNAADLRGECERIVANVGVVADGATRRELTEDLTARAVAASRPLLQRDDVPDHVRALTSDRVLAVESDIVTRLVDRAERPATPARVGRVVARRELDDGQRGVVAALLGTAHLVVVEGAAGTGKTTTLAAASDGLKVDGSRLLVVTPTLKAAQVAGEQVGCDAFSAAWLVHQHGFRWDDNGRWRRVEAAELDVRGTPARLLPGDVLLVDEAGMLDQDVMHALLVVADESGARVALVGDRHQLPAVGRGGAFDLAIRWAPDEARVELDTVHRFVDDTYAELTLQMRAGERSGEVFDTLLDRGQIVIHPTEVERLAAVTATAVTDPTSAPLLIADTREQVGLLNAAIRDQRRTGEPAAGRTLTTDAGEQVSREDRVATRRNDRDLGVANRDTWTVAAVGNDGSLHIRGRGGERTLPAEYASRHVELAFATTVHGAQGDTVDHAHLLIGETTGAASAYVGMTRGRHSNTAHLVADSLDEAREQWVEVFSRDRADLGPTHAAQTATEDIDRYGAQAPSTPRELDDVWSHHRRPEHLTLPAPAVLSRGRQR